Proteins encoded within one genomic window of Dyadobacter chenhuakuii:
- a CDS encoding nuclear transport factor 2 family protein — protein sequence MKKTFLLIAFLLFNVASFAQSADEKAVADAVEKIRVAIIGAKEADLMKLTSPKLTYGHSNGLMEDQAAFIRALVSEESKFTKIDLSEQTITVSGDVAMVRHKLIGDTHNKGKDPAPVRLGVFMVWQKVKGQWILIGRQAFKLA from the coding sequence ATGAAAAAGACATTCTTACTCATCGCATTTCTACTTTTCAACGTTGCATCATTCGCACAAAGTGCGGACGAAAAGGCAGTTGCTGACGCAGTGGAAAAAATCCGCGTTGCGATTATCGGTGCAAAAGAGGCCGATCTCATGAAATTAACCTCTCCCAAACTAACCTACGGACATTCCAATGGCCTCATGGAAGATCAGGCAGCATTCATCCGCGCGTTGGTTAGCGAAGAGTCTAAATTTACAAAAATTGACCTGTCCGAACAGACCATCACCGTTTCCGGCGACGTCGCAATGGTGCGCCACAAACTCATCGGCGACACACACAACAAAGGAAAAGATCCTGCCCCGGTAAGACTAGGCGTCTTTATGGTTTGGCAAAAAGTGAAAGGGCAATGGATTCTGATTGGCCGCCAGGCCTTTAAGTTGGCATAA
- a CDS encoding MFS transporter: METQMTKYRWRIVALLFCATTINYLDRQVLGLLKPTLEADFGWSEQDFSHIVMAFQTAYAISLIGFGAIIDKIGTKLGYTISVVVWSIAAMLHAVATGTFSFGLMRALLGLGEAGNFPVAIKATAEWFPKRERALATGIFNSGANIGAVVAPIMVPWILGSYGWQEAFLITGAIGFVWLFFWFRYYEVPAKQQRINQAEFDYIHSDNEPDTSKEAPVKWLDLFKVRQTWAFVFGKMLTDPIWWFFLYWLPSYFAEAFKLNLSKPSPELVIVYTATTIGSIGGGYLSGHFIKKGWPIFKARKTSMLIFAFLVTPIMLAQYTTNIWQAVILISLAAAAHQAWSANIFTTASDMFPKKAVSSVVGIGGMAGSVGGILFPLLVGIILDNYKAVGNIGGGYNIIFVICGFAYLLAWVIMHLFAPKMERVDI; encoded by the coding sequence ATGGAAACTCAAATGACCAAATACCGCTGGCGGATCGTGGCCCTGCTTTTTTGCGCAACTACGATCAACTATCTGGACCGGCAGGTTCTGGGCTTGTTGAAACCCACATTGGAAGCAGATTTCGGCTGGTCTGAGCAGGATTTCAGCCACATTGTAATGGCTTTCCAGACGGCTTATGCCATTTCGCTGATCGGATTTGGTGCAATCATTGATAAAATCGGAACGAAGCTGGGTTACACCATTTCAGTTGTGGTTTGGAGCATTGCCGCCATGCTGCATGCCGTCGCTACGGGCACATTCAGTTTCGGATTAATGCGCGCATTGCTAGGTTTGGGCGAAGCCGGTAACTTTCCGGTAGCCATTAAGGCAACCGCAGAATGGTTTCCAAAACGCGAACGCGCGCTCGCAACGGGTATTTTCAACTCGGGAGCCAACATTGGAGCCGTCGTCGCCCCAATCATGGTTCCCTGGATTTTGGGTTCCTATGGCTGGCAGGAAGCGTTCTTAATCACCGGTGCCATTGGTTTTGTATGGCTGTTTTTCTGGTTTCGTTATTATGAAGTGCCTGCAAAGCAGCAGCGCATTAATCAAGCCGAATTCGACTATATCCATAGTGATAATGAACCCGATACGAGCAAAGAAGCGCCTGTGAAATGGCTCGATCTTTTCAAAGTGCGACAAACCTGGGCATTTGTCTTCGGCAAAATGCTCACTGACCCGATCTGGTGGTTTTTCCTTTACTGGCTCCCCTCCTATTTCGCCGAAGCATTCAAGCTCAACCTTTCCAAACCCAGCCCGGAGCTCGTGATTGTTTACACAGCAACGACCATCGGGAGCATCGGCGGCGGTTATCTTTCGGGTCATTTTATCAAAAAAGGCTGGCCGATTTTCAAAGCTCGTAAAACTTCCATGCTCATTTTCGCTTTCCTCGTCACGCCTATTATGCTGGCCCAATACACGACTAACATTTGGCAGGCTGTGATTCTGATCAGCTTGGCGGCGGCGGCGCACCAGGCTTGGAGCGCGAACATTTTCACGACGGCTTCGGATATGTTTCCCAAGAAGGCGGTAAGCTCTGTGGTGGGTATCGGTGGGATGGCGGGATCAGTAGGAGGCATTCTTTTTCCGCTTTTGGTAGGGATCATTCTCGATAATTATAAAGCTGTCGGCAACATTGGCGGCGGTTATAACATCATTTTTGTCATTTGCGGATTCGCATATCTGCTCGCCTGGGTTATCATGCATTTGTTTGCGCCTAAGATGGAAAGAGTGGATATTTAG
- a CDS encoding tagaturonate reductase, which produces MSRLFRENLGQLRNQPGLVVPDDSIFQLPEKVLQFGTGAFLRGLADYFIDKANRQGVFNGRIVVVKSTDEGDLKAFERQDNLYTICLRGSRNGIIEEENIISSAISRVLSAKTQWSLVLDLAKNPAVSIVISNTTEIGIQLVQDDIYQWPPVSFPGKLLAFLYARYVAFGGNPEYGVVIIPTELITDNGKKLESIVLELAHRNGLEGAFIDWLENHNSFCNSLVDRIVPGRPDENICKELAEELGYQDDLLIMAEHYHLWAIEGDAAIGKKLPFKEVDEGMIVEPDIELHRELKLRLLNGAHTLGCGLAHLCGFKTVDEAMSNRLFETYITNLMETEIAPAIPYPVAEERALQFGRSVVERFHNPHLRHKWLNISQNYSAKMLSRVMPVFYKYEKTHETFPDHIVFGFAVYIFYMKAVRKDGDHFYGLANGAYYLIQDQKAAYFHQKWQIPSLDDMVKAILKDQSIWQKDLSKSEVIRQNIVSYLESLKQLGAVDTLKLFLEKTEYA; this is translated from the coding sequence ATGAGCCGCCTTTTTCGCGAAAATCTAGGTCAGTTACGCAATCAGCCCGGACTCGTCGTCCCGGACGATTCCATTTTTCAGCTGCCCGAAAAAGTGCTTCAATTCGGCACAGGCGCATTTCTGAGAGGACTTGCCGATTATTTTATAGACAAAGCCAACAGGCAGGGCGTTTTCAACGGCCGCATTGTAGTCGTAAAGTCCACCGATGAAGGGGATCTGAAAGCATTCGAGCGACAGGATAATCTTTATACAATTTGCCTTCGTGGCAGTCGGAATGGCATCATTGAAGAAGAAAACATTATTTCCTCGGCCATAAGCAGGGTTTTGTCGGCCAAAACGCAATGGTCGCTCGTGCTGGACCTGGCCAAAAATCCGGCGGTCAGCATTGTGATTTCCAACACGACGGAAATCGGCATTCAGCTTGTGCAGGACGATATTTACCAATGGCCGCCCGTTTCTTTTCCAGGGAAACTGCTTGCTTTTTTGTATGCCCGTTACGTGGCTTTTGGCGGAAATCCTGAATACGGCGTTGTCATCATCCCCACGGAACTGATCACCGATAACGGCAAAAAACTTGAATCCATCGTGCTCGAACTTGCGCACAGGAACGGTCTTGAAGGTGCATTTATAGACTGGCTTGAAAACCACAATTCCTTTTGCAATTCACTGGTAGACAGGATTGTCCCTGGCCGGCCGGATGAAAATATTTGCAAAGAACTCGCCGAAGAACTGGGTTACCAGGACGACCTGCTGATCATGGCCGAACACTACCATTTATGGGCGATCGAAGGAGACGCGGCGATTGGCAAAAAGTTACCTTTCAAGGAAGTGGACGAGGGCATGATCGTGGAGCCGGACATTGAACTGCATCGTGAACTGAAACTAAGGCTGCTCAATGGCGCGCATACTTTGGGTTGCGGCCTGGCACATTTGTGCGGTTTCAAAACCGTGGACGAAGCCATGAGCAACCGGCTTTTTGAAACATACATTACCAATCTGATGGAAACCGAAATCGCGCCTGCGATCCCCTATCCGGTTGCTGAGGAAAGAGCATTGCAATTTGGCCGCAGTGTGGTGGAACGCTTTCATAATCCGCATTTGAGACATAAGTGGCTTAATATCAGTCAAAATTATTCTGCCAAAATGCTGTCGCGGGTCATGCCTGTTTTTTATAAATATGAAAAAACGCATGAGACATTTCCGGATCACATTGTCTTTGGTTTTGCAGTTTACATCTTTTACATGAAGGCGGTGCGAAAGGATGGCGATCATTTTTACGGCCTCGCAAATGGTGCCTATTATCTGATCCAAGACCAAAAAGCTGCTTATTTCCATCAAAAATGGCAAATACCTTCGCTGGATGACATGGTGAAGGCCATTTTGAAAGATCAGTCGATCTGGCAAAAAGATCTTTCCAAATCAGAGGTGATCCGCCAAAATATCGTCTCCTATCTTGAATCCCTGAAACAGCTTGGCGCGGTGGACACACTGAAATTATTCCTTGAAAAAACCGAATACGCCTGA
- a CDS encoding glycoside hydrolase family 88 protein, with amino-acid sequence MKKLLRSISVIALFYFVPNIAWQALAQELPMSRRMADSFMARHKDSILVGKNTATKWDYEQGLMLKAIEKIWNRTGEGKYFDYIRKDIDQYVKSDGSIRTYKFDDFNIDNIPPGRALLTLYQQTQPDKEKYKKAADLLWKQLAEQPRTNEGGYWHKKRYPNQMWLDGLFMGEPFAAEYSLLFNHPEHFNDIANQFALIEKYAVDEKTGLIYHAYDESREQKWADKKTGRSPNFWARAIGWYAIALVDVLDYFPKDHPKRIELIQYIKRLAPVLAKYQDKQSGLWYQVIDQGNRKGNYLEASASCMFIYALAKGSRMGYIDASFAENAKRGYAGALKEFVEIEADGLLSLNKTVSVGGLGGTPYRDGTYEYYLSEPIRKNDLKGIGPFIFASIEMEIAEENAVGKGKTVGLDYHFNHEFKKEPDGSSIPFHYTWEDRLHSGFWLWGNIYRELGAKTVAVTGAPTAENLKNIDVYIIVDPDTKKESPNPNFIQPNDIQAIEKWVKNGGVLVMMANDTANCEITHFNELAKTFGIQFSNKNRNMVQGTQFEQGKLMIPADNKAIFKTTSKIYIKELSPLLLTAPAQSALTDQGDVILGISKYGKGTVFAVGDPWLYNEYVDGRRIDTSFENFEAGKDLAGWLLKQVVNK; translated from the coding sequence ATGAAAAAACTGCTACGCAGCATTTCTGTAATTGCATTATTTTACTTTGTTCCAAACATTGCATGGCAGGCTTTGGCGCAGGAACTTCCTATGTCGCGGCGCATGGCCGATTCCTTCATGGCGCGTCATAAGGATTCTATTTTAGTAGGAAAAAATACGGCAACGAAATGGGATTACGAGCAGGGATTAATGCTGAAAGCCATCGAAAAAATATGGAACAGAACGGGCGAAGGAAAATATTTTGATTACATCCGCAAAGACATTGATCAATATGTGAAGTCCGATGGCAGCATCCGAACTTACAAATTTGACGACTTTAACATTGATAACATTCCGCCAGGAAGGGCGTTGCTAACACTTTATCAACAAACACAACCCGACAAAGAGAAATATAAAAAAGCCGCTGATCTGCTCTGGAAGCAGTTAGCAGAGCAGCCTCGTACTAACGAAGGCGGTTACTGGCACAAAAAACGCTATCCCAATCAAATGTGGCTCGATGGCCTTTTCATGGGTGAACCCTTCGCCGCAGAATACAGCCTGCTATTCAACCATCCCGAACATTTCAACGACATTGCCAACCAGTTTGCCTTGATCGAAAAATATGCGGTGGACGAAAAGACGGGCCTGATTTATCATGCGTATGATGAGAGCCGTGAGCAAAAATGGGCAGATAAAAAGACCGGACGTTCGCCGAATTTCTGGGCACGGGCCATTGGCTGGTATGCCATTGCGCTGGTAGATGTGCTGGATTATTTTCCCAAAGACCATCCGAAACGAATTGAACTAATCCAATATATCAAAAGGTTGGCGCCGGTGCTGGCCAAATATCAGGACAAGCAATCCGGGCTTTGGTATCAGGTTATTGATCAGGGCAATAGGAAAGGAAATTATCTCGAAGCATCTGCTTCCTGCATGTTCATATATGCATTGGCCAAAGGTTCCCGAATGGGCTATATCGATGCGTCTTTCGCTGAAAATGCGAAACGTGGTTATGCAGGCGCATTGAAAGAATTTGTTGAAATAGAGGCAGATGGCTTGCTAAGCCTGAACAAAACCGTAAGCGTAGGCGGCCTTGGCGGCACACCTTACCGCGACGGCACTTACGAATATTATCTCAGCGAACCGATCCGCAAAAACGACCTGAAAGGCATTGGCCCATTCATTTTTGCGAGCATTGAAATGGAAATTGCCGAAGAGAATGCGGTTGGAAAAGGCAAAACGGTGGGTTTGGATTATCATTTCAATCATGAATTTAAGAAAGAACCGGACGGTTCAAGCATTCCGTTTCATTACACCTGGGAGGACCGCCTGCATTCCGGCTTCTGGCTTTGGGGCAACATTTACAGGGAACTAGGAGCAAAAACAGTAGCCGTAACCGGCGCACCGACGGCCGAAAACCTGAAAAATATCGACGTGTACATTATCGTCGATCCCGACACGAAGAAAGAATCGCCCAATCCCAACTTTATCCAGCCAAACGACATTCAAGCGATTGAAAAGTGGGTGAAAAATGGCGGGGTGCTGGTGATGATGGCGAATGACACTGCCAATTGTGAGATCACGCATTTCAATGAGCTTGCCAAAACATTCGGCATACAATTCAGCAACAAAAACCGCAATATGGTCCAGGGAACGCAGTTTGAGCAGGGAAAACTGATGATTCCGGCGGATAACAAAGCCATTTTTAAAACCACCAGCAAGATTTACATTAAAGAACTTTCTCCCCTCCTGCTTACCGCTCCGGCCCAATCTGCTTTAACGGATCAGGGTGATGTGATTCTGGGCATTTCTAAATATGGCAAAGGCACCGTGTTCGCAGTGGGTGATCCCTGGCTTTACAACGAATATGTGGACGGACGGCGAATTGATACGAGTTTTGAGAATTTTGAAGCAGGGAAAGATCTGGCCGGTTGGTTGTTAAAACAGGTCGTTAACAAGTAA
- a CDS encoding cupin domain-containing protein, producing the protein MSELKGREFIDDADIPWEELGGGLKRKIMAYDDNLMMVKVAFEQGGVGALHSHFHTQMSYVESGKFEITIGPKTGILSGGDAYYIPPDVVHGALCLEAGMLVDIFNPMRADFITS; encoded by the coding sequence ATGAGCGAGCTAAAAGGACGGGAATTTATTGACGACGCAGACATTCCCTGGGAAGAGCTGGGCGGCGGTTTGAAGCGGAAGATCATGGCTTATGATGACAATCTGATGATGGTCAAAGTGGCGTTTGAGCAAGGCGGCGTCGGCGCGTTGCACAGCCATTTTCATACGCAAATGAGTTATGTGGAAAGTGGCAAATTTGAAATCACAATTGGCCCCAAAACCGGCATACTAAGCGGCGGCGACGCCTATTACATCCCGCCGGACGTTGTTCACGGCGCATTGTGCCTCGAAGCGGGCATGCTTGTGGATATTTTCAATCCCATGCGTGCTGATTTTATCACTAGCTAA
- the kduI gene encoding 5-dehydro-4-deoxy-D-glucuronate isomerase produces the protein MQIRFESSRKEVSQMDTAALRENFLIENIFVNDQINFVYTHYDRVMIGGAVPATGPLTLETYGPLKAEYFLERREIGIINIGGKGQVKADGATFEISKLGCVYLGKGTKEAIFSSENQADPAVFYLLSSPAHQTFPATLFTKEDAAPTTMGSMETSNHRIIYKYIHAAGIQSAQLVMGLTVLQTGSVWNTMPAHVHDRRMEAYCYFDVPANQRILHLMGEPTETRHLWLADRQAIISPPWSIHSGCGTSSYSFIWGMAGENRDYTDMDAVAITDLR, from the coding sequence ATGCAGATCAGATTTGAAAGCAGCCGGAAAGAAGTTTCGCAAATGGACACGGCCGCTTTACGCGAGAATTTTTTGATTGAAAATATATTTGTAAACGACCAGATCAACTTCGTTTACACGCATTACGACCGCGTCATGATCGGCGGCGCCGTTCCGGCTACCGGGCCGCTGACACTGGAAACATACGGCCCGCTGAAAGCCGAATACTTCCTGGAAAGACGCGAGATAGGCATCATTAACATTGGTGGAAAAGGCCAGGTGAAGGCGGATGGAGCCACATTTGAAATAAGTAAGCTAGGTTGTGTTTATCTGGGAAAGGGAACCAAGGAGGCTATTTTTTCGAGTGAGAACCAGGCCGATCCGGCTGTATTTTACTTGCTATCCTCCCCTGCACACCAGACATTTCCGGCTACACTTTTCACGAAAGAAGACGCCGCGCCCACGACTATGGGCAGTATGGAAACTTCCAATCACCGGATCATTTACAAATACATTCACGCAGCCGGCATACAGAGCGCACAGCTGGTAATGGGGCTTACCGTACTGCAAACCGGAAGCGTCTGGAACACCATGCCTGCGCACGTGCACGACCGCCGTATGGAAGCCTATTGCTATTTCGATGTGCCTGCTAATCAGCGCATCCTGCACCTGATGGGCGAGCCAACCGAAACGCGGCATTTATGGCTGGCAGACCGCCAGGCGATCATTTCGCCACCCTGGTCGATCCACTCCGGCTGCGGCACTTCCAGCTATTCCTTCATCTGGGGAATGGCCGGCGAAAACAGGGATTATACAGACATGGACGCCGTGGCAATAACCGATTTGAGATAA
- the kduD gene encoding 2-dehydro-3-deoxy-D-gluconate 5-dehydrogenase KduD: MSIINLFDLTGKTALVTGCNRGIGKAMAEALAEAGADIIGVASSDIQSASDLQNAVTQAGRKFYPYQADLGNRESIYAFIKKVKAEHQHIDILINNAGIILRQPAAEHSDEYWDQVLNINLDAPYILSREFGRDMVARGSGKIIFTASLLTFQGGINVPGYTASKSAIGGLVKALANEWAGKGVNVNAIAPGYINTDNTEALRNDPVRSKSILDRIPAGRWGTPEDFKGPALFLASDASSYVNGTILTVDGGWMGR; the protein is encoded by the coding sequence ATGAGTATAATAAATTTATTTGACCTGACGGGCAAAACCGCCTTGGTAACCGGTTGCAACCGGGGAATAGGAAAAGCCATGGCGGAGGCGCTCGCAGAAGCCGGGGCAGACATCATCGGCGTCGCCTCATCAGACATTCAATCTGCCAGCGATTTACAAAATGCCGTCACCCAGGCAGGACGAAAATTTTATCCCTACCAGGCCGATCTGGGCAATCGCGAAAGCATTTACGCATTCATCAAAAAAGTAAAAGCTGAACACCAACACATTGATATTCTGATTAATAACGCCGGCATTATTCTGCGCCAGCCCGCTGCTGAACATTCGGATGAATATTGGGACCAGGTGCTAAACATTAACCTCGATGCGCCTTATATTTTGTCAAGGGAATTTGGCCGCGATATGGTGGCGCGTGGTTCCGGGAAAATCATTTTTACGGCCTCGTTGCTCACATTCCAGGGCGGCATCAATGTGCCGGGTTATACGGCTTCAAAAAGTGCGATCGGTGGTCTGGTGAAAGCGCTGGCCAACGAATGGGCTGGTAAAGGCGTGAATGTGAATGCCATAGCGCCGGGTTATATCAACACAGACAATACGGAAGCGCTGCGAAATGATCCCGTGCGCAGCAAGTCCATTCTCGACCGCATTCCGGCCGGGAGATGGGGTACGCCCGAAGATTTTAAAGGCCCCGCGTTGTTCCTGGCGTCGGATGCTTCGAGTTATGTCAATGGCACCATTCTCACCGTGGATGGCGGCTGGATGGGCCGGTAA
- a CDS encoding LacI family DNA-binding transcriptional regulator produces METITIKDIAKALGLSTSTVSRALRNSYEINPETKKLVMEYAERMNYRPNPIALSLRDSKSKSIGVIIPEIANHFFSQLINGIESIAYNLGYHVVIFQSHESYEREVANTNYLVSRKVDGLLISLSSLTTNLFHFQDLMERGLPIVFLDRVPNAIETHKVVVDNFAGSYEATEHLIKTGRKRIAHLTSPIYLSITTERLAGYKQALEDYGLPFDESYVKYCYHGGKVAEENEAAVQEMLEMPEPPDAIFTASDRLTTGCMSVFQKHNIKVPEQIAIVGFTNISVAELLNPPLTAVVQPAMEMGQQAVELLIRLIEHPQKTDVFETRSLKTSLIIRESTAGKSAIQ; encoded by the coding sequence TTGGAGACTATCACAATTAAGGACATTGCCAAAGCGCTGGGACTTTCGACTTCGACGGTTTCCCGTGCCTTGCGCAATAGCTATGAAATAAACCCGGAAACCAAGAAATTGGTCATGGAATATGCTGAGCGCATGAATTACCGGCCCAATCCCATTGCGCTGAGTCTGCGGGATAGCAAAAGCAAGTCCATAGGGGTCATCATTCCGGAAATCGCCAATCATTTTTTCTCGCAACTCATCAATGGCATTGAATCCATAGCTTATAATCTGGGTTATCACGTGGTTATTTTTCAAAGCCACGAGTCTTACGAGCGCGAAGTTGCCAATACGAATTATCTCGTTTCCCGGAAGGTGGACGGTCTTCTGATATCCCTTTCCAGCCTGACAACCAACTTGTTCCATTTTCAGGACCTGATGGAAAGAGGCTTGCCCATCGTTTTTCTGGACCGCGTGCCTAATGCCATCGAAACGCATAAAGTGGTTGTAGATAATTTTGCAGGGAGTTACGAAGCGACGGAACATTTGATCAAAACCGGCCGGAAGCGCATCGCACATTTGACGAGTCCCATTTATTTGTCCATCACAACCGAGCGATTGGCGGGTTATAAGCAGGCTTTGGAGGATTACGGGCTTCCTTTTGATGAATCTTATGTCAAATATTGCTATCACGGCGGCAAAGTAGCCGAGGAAAATGAGGCCGCTGTGCAGGAAATGCTCGAAATGCCCGAGCCGCCCGACGCCATTTTCACAGCCAGCGATCGCCTGACGACGGGTTGTATGTCTGTTTTTCAAAAACACAACATTAAAGTCCCCGAGCAGATCGCCATTGTCGGGTTTACCAACATCAGTGTCGCCGAGCTGCTTAATCCACCTTTGACTGCCGTTGTGCAGCCAGCCATGGAGATGGGCCAGCAGGCGGTGGAGCTGCTGATCAGGCTTATCGAGCATCCGCAAAAAACAGATGTTTTTGAGACGCGATCCCTTAAAACCTCACTCATTATCCGCGAGTCTACGGCAGGAAAATCAGCTATTCAGTAA
- a CDS encoding NUDIX hydrolase yields MISLAIDGALFNYRVAGVALLDGKVLLHKTPSDKFWSLPGGRASLFEFSKDTLVREMQEETGMDVDVGEMLWVSENFFVYNGIKHHELGFYYKMEIPSLADQNDFIGVEGDGELLFKWHPVAALSTIKIYPEFLTTELAQNPLRVKQFASGFIDLDKA; encoded by the coding sequence ATGATCAGTCTGGCTATCGACGGCGCATTATTCAATTACCGCGTCGCGGGCGTTGCGCTCTTGGATGGAAAAGTGCTTCTGCATAAAACGCCGTCAGACAAGTTTTGGAGCTTGCCCGGCGGCCGCGCTTCGCTTTTCGAGTTTTCTAAGGACACACTGGTTCGGGAAATGCAGGAGGAAACGGGAATGGATGTGGATGTGGGCGAAATGCTTTGGGTTTCGGAAAACTTCTTCGTTTACAATGGCATCAAACATCACGAGCTGGGCTTTTATTACAAAATGGAAATTCCGTCGTTAGCGGATCAAAACGATTTTATTGGCGTGGAAGGCGATGGTGAGCTGTTATTCAAATGGCATCCGGTTGCAGCACTTTCCACTATCAAAATTTATCCGGAGTTTCTGACCACAGAATTGGCACAAAATCCGCTTCGTGTAAAACAATTTGCTTCCGGTTTTATAGATTTGGACAAAGCCTGA
- a CDS encoding methionine aminotransferase: protein MLVKAGLRSKLPCVGATIFTKMSRLAEEHRAINLAQGFPEFDCAPELQKLVGKYIAEGKNQYAPMAGVISLREAIAQKVFAATGNEYHPETEITITSGATEALYVALSTVVHPGDEVIVFEPAYDSYVPAIELNGGIPVFVTLHPQYEAIDWQDVKSKISPNTKAIVINTPHNPTGNVWKLADLQQLADIAEKHDLMVISDEVYEHIIFDGRAHISTASIPALAERTFLCGSFGKTFHTTGWKIGYCLAPKALTTEFRKIHQFLVFSVVAPIQFAMAEYLENPEHYLSLSAFYQQKRDLFNDAIQGIGFTFRPSEGSFFQNVSYENLTQQNDRELAERLTIEAGVASIPVSVFYNELTSYKTLRFCFAKNDDTLLRAAELLGKVIW, encoded by the coding sequence ATGTTAGTCAAGGCCGGTCTCCGCTCCAAACTTCCATGCGTTGGAGCCACAATTTTTACCAAAATGTCCAGGCTGGCCGAGGAGCATCGGGCGATTAATCTGGCGCAGGGTTTTCCGGAATTTGATTGTGCGCCGGAACTGCAAAAGCTTGTGGGTAAATACATTGCGGAAGGCAAAAATCAATATGCGCCCATGGCTGGCGTCATCTCTTTGCGCGAGGCAATCGCCCAAAAAGTGTTCGCCGCAACCGGCAACGAATATCATCCCGAAACAGAAATCACAATCACCAGCGGCGCAACCGAAGCATTATATGTAGCCTTGTCGACGGTCGTGCACCCGGGCGATGAGGTGATCGTTTTTGAACCTGCTTATGATAGTTACGTTCCGGCAATCGAGCTGAACGGCGGCATTCCGGTTTTTGTAACATTGCATCCGCAATACGAAGCCATTGACTGGCAGGATGTTAAATCAAAAATTAGCCCGAATACAAAAGCGATTGTCATCAACACGCCGCATAACCCAACGGGAAATGTCTGGAAACTGGCTGATTTGCAACAGCTTGCAGACATTGCCGAAAAACATGATCTAATGGTGATCAGCGATGAAGTGTATGAGCACATTATCTTCGACGGCCGGGCGCACATCTCCACGGCTTCGATTCCTGCGCTGGCGGAACGGACTTTCCTGTGCGGCTCTTTTGGCAAAACATTTCACACCACGGGCTGGAAAATAGGTTATTGCCTCGCACCAAAAGCATTGACAACGGAATTCAGAAAAATTCATCAGTTCCTGGTTTTCAGCGTGGTAGCGCCAATTCAGTTTGCTATGGCGGAATATCTGGAAAATCCCGAGCATTATCTGAGCCTTTCGGCTTTTTACCAACAAAAAAGAGACCTGTTTAATGATGCTATCCAAGGCATAGGATTCACTTTCCGGCCATCCGAGGGAAGCTTTTTTCAGAATGTTTCATACGAAAATCTGACACAGCAAAATGATCGCGAACTCGCCGAACGGCTTACCATTGAAGCAGGTGTGGCGTCGATCCCGGTTTCTGTTTTTTACAATGAACTGACCAGTTACAAGACGCTGCGCTTTTGTTTTGCCAAAAATGATGATACGCTTTTGAGGGCAGCGGAACTGCTTGGGAAAGTGATTTGGTAA